A genomic window from Montipora capricornis isolate CH-2021 chromosome 8, ASM3666992v2, whole genome shotgun sequence includes:
- the LOC138059297 gene encoding protein kinase C and casein kinase substrate in neurons protein 2-like, producing MAMRETPRGSDDNLYSATSDSFWDVGNFKRTVKRIDDGAKLCDEFMKLVAERAEIEAKYAIKLKAWSKKWEEIIKSGPEYGTMEGAMRGCVSEAESRADIHMLCRDEVMDEVYESIKKWKIENYHKGIFQWKETKEAEEGFTRAQKPWAKRLAKVERSKKAFHNAARNVEQATRMENDASNDTEKSADKLKKLQDATEKAKREMEKCREKYELRLDEITSYNSQYERDMVNEFERCQENEDKRLGFFKDVLFQYHKCLDISQSPEFSGIFVNMSLTFQKADSQADLDWWARNHGTGMPQNWPIFEEYNEIPSRRPSIMRHNHSSAPPHPGTQNHMEDNTDYSRQNDVVQSNPFNNYTSTTNEGNSDHTSAPGEWEIEPPPVQGAGIPVRALYDFQGIEDDELNFKEGDVLTQLSSQDDQGWCQGRFQGKVGHFPGSYVEPL from the exons ATGGCAATGCGTGAAACTCCGAGAGGTTCCGACGATAACCTTTACAGCGCTACGAGTGACAGTTTCTGGGATGTCGGAAATTTTAAACGAACAGTCAAGCGAATTGATGATGGCGCAAAATTGTGTGATGAATTTATGAAACTTGTAGCCGAACGAGCTGAAATAGAAGCTAAGTATGCCATCAAGTTAAAAGCTTGGTCTAAGAAATGGGAGGAAATTATTAAAAGCGGTCCAGAATATGGAACAATGGAGGGTGCTATGCGAGGATGTGTGAGTGAGGCAGAGTCCAGAGCGGACATTCACATGTTGTGCCGTGACGAAGTTATGGACGAAGTCTACGAATCCATTAAAAAGTGGAAGATTGAAAACTACCACAAGGGCATCTTTCAatggaaagaaacaaaagaagccGAGGAAGGTTTTACCAGAGCTCAAAAGCCTTGGGCAAAGCGCTTGGCCAAAGTTGAGCGGTCGAAAAAAGCTTTTCATAATGCAGCGAGGAACGTGGAACAGGCTACGAGAATGGAAAATGACGCTAGCAATGATACCGAGAAGTCAGCTGACAAGCTGAAAAAGTTGCAAGATGCTACAGAAAAGGCTAaaagagaaatggaaaaatgtCGAGAGAAGTATGAATTGCGCTTGGACGAAATCACAAGTTACAATTCCCAATACGAACGAGACATGGTAAACGAATTTGAAAGGTGTCAGGAAAACGAAGATAAACGGCTGGGCTTTTTCAAAGATGTTCTTTTTCAGTATCACAAGTGTTTAGACATATCGCAAAGCCCTGA ATTTTCAGGTATTTTTGTCAACATGAGCTTAACTTTCCAAAAAGCAGACTCTCAAGCTGACTTGGATTGGTGGGCACGAAACCATGGTACAGGCATGCCGCAGAACTGGCCAATATTTGAG GAATACAATGAAATTCCATCAAGACGGCCGTCAATCATGCGACATAATCATTCATCAGCACCTCCTCATCCGGGGACTCAGAATCACATGGAAGACAATACAGACTACTCCCGTCAAAATGATGT GGTTCAAAGTAATCCCTTCAACAATTACACCTCAACAACTAATGAAGGCAACAGTGATCATACATCGGCCCCTGGCGAATGGGAGATTGAGCCACCGCCCGTTCAAGGTGCAGGGATCCCAGTCAGAGCATTGTACGACTTTCAAGGTATTGAGGATGACGAGTTAAATTTCAAAGAAGGTGATGTGCTCACTCAGCTTTCTTCACAAGATGATCAAGGCTGGTGTCAAGGAAGATTCCAGGGCAAAGTAGGGCACTTTCCTGGTTCTTATGTCGAACCATTGTGA